In Cyprinus carpio isolate SPL01 unplaced genomic scaffold, ASM1834038v1 S000006786, whole genome shotgun sequence, a genomic segment contains:
- the LOC109045253 gene encoding matrix-remodeling-associated protein 5-like: MVYPFVLFSLCLWSMVGVFGVDTDEMKSVSVMKGESVTLNPDFIEVQKYLLLQWKFGSTRIAEVNKLAQINSTYDGPDGRFRDRLKLDQTGSLTITNTSNTDSGLYHLMVVQKETIYIIFNVTVYGVTEEENSVSVMEGDPVTLNPDVTEIQRYLLIQWMFESTRIAEVNKLTQTSYTYDADGRFRDRLKLDPTGSLTITNTRTTDSGLYQLAIVNRETSYMDYKVIVYERSSSTNCVTSSCAMND; this comes from the exons ATGGTTTATCCATTCGTTTTGTTCTCGTTGTGCTTGTGGAGTATGGTTG gtgtgtttggtgttgatACAGACGAAATGAAGTCAGTATCAGTGATGAAGGGAGAGTCTGTCACTCTAAACCCTGATTTTATTGAAGTACAGAAATATTTGTTACTACAGTGGAAGTTTGGAAGCACTCGAatagctgaagtcaacaaactcGCACAAATAAACTCGACGTATGatggtcctgatgggagattcagagacagactgaaactggatcagactggatctctgaccatcacaaacaccagcaacacagactctggactttatcatcTAATGGTTGTCCAAAAAGAGACCATTTACATAATTTTCAATGTTACAGTCTATG GTGTGACAGAAGAAGAGAactcagtgtcagtgatggagggagatccTGTCACTCTAAACCCTGATGTGACTGAAATACAGAGATATTTGTTAATACAGTGGATGTTTGAAAGCACTCGAatagctgaagtcaacaaactcACACAAACCAGTTATACATACGatgctgatgggagattcagagaccgATTAAAGCTAGATCCAaccggatctctgaccatcactaacaccagaaccacagactctggactttatcagCTAGCAATTGTCAACAGAGAGACCAGTTACATGgattataaagttattgtctatg AAAGATCATCGAGCACAAACTGTGTGACGTCCAGCTGTGCGATGAACGATTAA
- the LOC109045250 gene encoding uncharacterized protein LOC109045250 isoform X2 codes for MLLVFLLLMAGVSGGETSKTVNISVTEGDAVTLQSDLSAILNDDTIIWMFGPKDTFIYQIRRKDDLTSFMVTDDERFKGRLQVDQNTGSLTIRNTRKRHSGQYKLTFSREKTTIKIFYVTVLAVVAKTDGVKSVSLSVMEGDPVTLQADSEIHQDALMLWRFGDKGVLLAKIDIETNESSLNDADEGFKDRLELNDQTGSLTIKSTRITDSGLYELQIRGSGRLQRFLVSVSDAGLSSSVIAGIVVGVISVLLILIVCVIYYRRRISKLKGQMVEEKKETVMEGETLTLHADLTGTLGHVTIQWCYETEDNLIAGISNGLIRTEEGADGRFSGKLKLDGQTGDLTISNVRTIHSGLYKLKISSIARNTKYKRFIVTVNVKSLSVTAGGSVSIQTNCEIQSDDLILWTLGADNVLIVKKDSETTTVNERFRGRIRLGKKTASLTIRDITKTDSGHFKLQIINTKKTTFRRITVTVTGNQASELETAVMLLSDDVDGENEQEETWSL; via the exons GTGTGTCAGGTGGAGAGACAAGTAAAACGGTGAATATATCAGTGACAGAGGGGGATGCTGTCACTCTACAATCTGATCTTTCCGCAATACTGAACGATGACACAATAATATGGATGTTTGGACCTAAAGACACTTTCATATACCAAATCCGAAGAAAGGATGACTTGACCTCATTTATGGTCACCGATGATGAGCGATTCAAAGGCAGACTGCAGGTGGATCAAAACACTGGCTCTCTCACCATCAGAAACACCAGAAAGAGACACTCAGGACAATATAAACTAACCTTCTCTAGAGAAAAGACTACgatcaaaatattttatgttactgTCTTAG CTGTGGTTGCTAAGACGGATGGAGTCAAGTCAGTGTCATTGTCAGTGATGGAGGGGGATCCTGTCACTCTACAAGCTGATTCTGAAATACACCAAGATGCTCTGATGCTGTGGAGGTTTGGAGATAAAGGCGTTCTTCTAGCTAAAATTGACATTGAGACCAATGAGAGCTCATTAAACGATGCTGACGAGGGATTCAAAGATCGACTAGAGCTGAatgatcagactggatctctgaccatcaagaGCACCAGaatcacagactctggactttatgaactacAGATCAGAGGCAGTGGGCGCTTACAGAGATTCCTGGTTTCTGTAAGTG ATGCAGGTCTTTCCTCCAGTGTTATAGCAGGAATAGTTGTTGGTGTTATTTCTGTTCTGCTGATCCTGATTGTCTGTGTGATTTATTATCGCCGCAGGATTTCTAAATTAAAAGGACAAATGG TTGAAGAGAAGAAAGagacagtgatggagggagaaacTCTCACTCTACACGCTGATCTTACTGGAACACTGGGACATGTTACGATACAGTGGTGCTATGAAACTGAAGACAATCTCATTGCTGGAATCAGTAATGGGCTCATAAGGACAGAGGAAGGTGCAGATGGGAGATTCAGTGGCAAACTGAAGCTGGATGGTCAGACTGGAGATCTCACAATCAGTAATGTCAGGACCATTCACTCTGGACTCTATAAACTCAAGATCAGCAGCATAGCCAGAAACACCAAATACAAGAGATTCATTGTTACAGTCAATG TGAAGTCATTGTCAGTGACGGCAGGAGGTTCTGTGTCTATCCAGACTAATTGTGAAATACAGAGCGATGATCTGATACTGTGGACACTTGGAGCTGACAACGTTCTCATAGTTAAAAAAGATTCAGAAACAACTACTGTTAATGAGAGATTCAGAGGCAGAATTAGGTTGGGCAAGAAAACTGCATCTCTGACCATCAGAGACATCACAAAAACAGACTCTGGACATTTTAAACTGCAGATCATCAACACTAAAAAGACCACATTCAGGAGAATCACCGTGACTGTCACCG GAAACCAAGCGAGTGAATTAGAGACTGCAGTAATGCTGCTGTCGGACGATGTGGATGGAGAGAATGAGCAGGAAGAGACATGGTCACTTTAA
- the LOC109045250 gene encoding uncharacterized protein LOC109045250 isoform X1, with product MLLVFLLLMAGVSGGETSKTVNISVTEGDAVTLQSDLSAILNDDTIIWMFGPKDTFIYQIRRKDDLTSFMVTDDERFKGRLQVDQNTGSLTIRNTRKRHSGQYKLTFSREKTTIKIFYVTVLAVVAKTDGVKSVSLSVMEGDPVTLQADSEIHQDALMLWRFGDKGVLLAKIDIETNESSLNDADEGFKDRLELNDQTGSLTIKSTRITDSGLYELQIRGSGRLQRFLVSVSDAGLSSSVIAGIVVGVISVLLILIVCVIYYRRRISKLKGQMVEEKKETVMEGETLTLHADLTGTLGHVTIQWCYETEDNLIAGISNGLIRTEEGADGRFSGKLKLDGQTGDLTISNVRTIHSGLYKLKISSIARNTKYKRFIVTVNVKSLSVTAGGSVSIQTNCEIQSDDLILWTLGADNVLIVKKDSETTTVNERFRGRIRLGKKTASLTIRDITKTDSGHFKLQIINTKKTTFRRITVTVTDSTGNQASELETAVMLLSDDVDGENEQEETWSL from the exons GTGTGTCAGGTGGAGAGACAAGTAAAACGGTGAATATATCAGTGACAGAGGGGGATGCTGTCACTCTACAATCTGATCTTTCCGCAATACTGAACGATGACACAATAATATGGATGTTTGGACCTAAAGACACTTTCATATACCAAATCCGAAGAAAGGATGACTTGACCTCATTTATGGTCACCGATGATGAGCGATTCAAAGGCAGACTGCAGGTGGATCAAAACACTGGCTCTCTCACCATCAGAAACACCAGAAAGAGACACTCAGGACAATATAAACTAACCTTCTCTAGAGAAAAGACTACgatcaaaatattttatgttactgTCTTAG CTGTGGTTGCTAAGACGGATGGAGTCAAGTCAGTGTCATTGTCAGTGATGGAGGGGGATCCTGTCACTCTACAAGCTGATTCTGAAATACACCAAGATGCTCTGATGCTGTGGAGGTTTGGAGATAAAGGCGTTCTTCTAGCTAAAATTGACATTGAGACCAATGAGAGCTCATTAAACGATGCTGACGAGGGATTCAAAGATCGACTAGAGCTGAatgatcagactggatctctgaccatcaagaGCACCAGaatcacagactctggactttatgaactacAGATCAGAGGCAGTGGGCGCTTACAGAGATTCCTGGTTTCTGTAAGTG ATGCAGGTCTTTCCTCCAGTGTTATAGCAGGAATAGTTGTTGGTGTTATTTCTGTTCTGCTGATCCTGATTGTCTGTGTGATTTATTATCGCCGCAGGATTTCTAAATTAAAAGGACAAATGG TTGAAGAGAAGAAAGagacagtgatggagggagaaacTCTCACTCTACACGCTGATCTTACTGGAACACTGGGACATGTTACGATACAGTGGTGCTATGAAACTGAAGACAATCTCATTGCTGGAATCAGTAATGGGCTCATAAGGACAGAGGAAGGTGCAGATGGGAGATTCAGTGGCAAACTGAAGCTGGATGGTCAGACTGGAGATCTCACAATCAGTAATGTCAGGACCATTCACTCTGGACTCTATAAACTCAAGATCAGCAGCATAGCCAGAAACACCAAATACAAGAGATTCATTGTTACAGTCAATG TGAAGTCATTGTCAGTGACGGCAGGAGGTTCTGTGTCTATCCAGACTAATTGTGAAATACAGAGCGATGATCTGATACTGTGGACACTTGGAGCTGACAACGTTCTCATAGTTAAAAAAGATTCAGAAACAACTACTGTTAATGAGAGATTCAGAGGCAGAATTAGGTTGGGCAAGAAAACTGCATCTCTGACCATCAGAGACATCACAAAAACAGACTCTGGACATTTTAAACTGCAGATCATCAACACTAAAAAGACCACATTCAGGAGAATCACCGTGACTGTCACCG ATTCCACAGGAAACCAAGCGAGTGAATTAGAGACTGCAGTAATGCTGCTGTCGGACGATGTGGATGGAGAGAATGAGCAGGAAGAGACATGGTCACTTTAA